Proteins encoded in a region of the Clostridium beijerinckii genome:
- a CDS encoding ABC transporter ATP-binding protein, with protein MSLLEISNISMNYHSIKGETQALNNVNFQVDDGKFISILGPSGCGKSTLLNIMSGLLEPSNGSVLYKGEDVKKNLDKIGYMFQKDHLFEWNTVWENVILGLKIKKQLNNESKERVSGLLDAYGLTRFKNHHPSELSGGMRQRVALIRTLALNPEILFLDEPFSALDYQSRLLVCDDVYKIIKTEKKTAIMVTHDIAEAISLSEKVIVLSKRPSSVKAEIPIHFSDEELTPFQKRRAPEFSDYFNMLWKELNDGNG; from the coding sequence TTGAGCTTGTTAGAAATATCAAATATATCAATGAATTATCATTCTATTAAAGGTGAAACACAGGCTTTAAATAATGTTAATTTTCAAGTAGATGATGGTAAGTTTATTTCTATTTTAGGACCGTCAGGATGTGGAAAATCTACATTATTAAATATAATGAGCGGACTGTTAGAACCATCTAATGGTAGCGTTCTATACAAGGGTGAAGATGTAAAAAAGAACTTAGATAAAATAGGATATATGTTTCAAAAGGATCATTTATTTGAATGGAATACGGTTTGGGAAAATGTAATCTTAGGATTAAAGATAAAAAAGCAGCTAAATAATGAATCAAAGGAAAGAGTAAGTGGATTGCTAGATGCTTATGGGCTAACGAGATTTAAGAACCATCATCCTAGTGAACTTTCAGGTGGCATGAGGCAAAGAGTTGCACTCATAAGGACTTTAGCACTAAATCCAGAGATACTCTTTTTAGATGAACCATTTTCAGCACTAGATTACCAATCGAGACTTTTAGTATGTGACGATGTTTATAAGATAATAAAAACAGAAAAAAAGACAGCAATAATGGTGACACATGATATAGCAGAAGCGATTTCTTTGTCTGAAAAAGTAATAGTATTATCTAAGAGACCATCTAGTGTGAAGGCAGAAATTCCTATACATTTTAGCGATGAAGAATTAACTCCTTTCCAAAAGAGAAGAGCTCCAGAGTTTAGTGACTATTTTAACATGTTATGGAAGGAGTTGAATGATGGAAATGGCTAA
- a CDS encoding ABC transporter permease, translating into MSKEHEIYLNKVKKIKRKILITRILILVIFIALWQIAANLKWIDPFLTSSPTRVIESFVSLYEGGGLIKHIAVTCYETILGFSLGTILGSLIAVILWWSPFVSKILDPYLVVLNALPKVALAPIIIFWIGNGIPAIIVIALLISVITTIISVLTGFNEIDKEKIMLMNTFRATKIQILRYLIFPYSVPILISALKINVGLSWVGVIMGEFLVAKNGLGFLIVYGGQVAQLDMVMMSIVILSAIAFIMYEVVAIVENKLVKDRS; encoded by the coding sequence ATGTCTAAGGAACATGAAATATATTTGAATAAGGTAAAGAAAATAAAAAGAAAAATTTTAATTACTAGAATTCTTATATTGGTTATTTTCATAGCCTTATGGCAAATAGCTGCAAATCTTAAGTGGATAGATCCGTTTCTTACTTCTAGCCCAACTAGAGTAATTGAATCATTTGTATCTTTATATGAAGGTGGAGGTTTAATTAAGCATATCGCAGTCACATGCTATGAAACAATCTTAGGATTTTCTTTAGGAACAATACTAGGTTCACTAATTGCAGTAATCTTATGGTGGAGTCCTTTTGTATCAAAAATACTAGATCCATATTTAGTAGTTTTAAATGCACTTCCTAAAGTTGCCTTGGCTCCAATAATAATATTTTGGATTGGAAATGGTATTCCAGCAATAATAGTGATTGCTCTTTTAATATCAGTAATAACAACAATTATAAGTGTGTTAACTGGATTTAATGAAATAGATAAAGAGAAAATTATGCTTATGAATACTTTTAGAGCGACAAAAATACAGATATTAAGATATTTAATATTTCCATACTCTGTTCCTATCCTCATATCAGCTCTAAAGATAAATGTTGGTTTATCTTGGGTTGGAGTAATAATGGGAGAATTTTTAGTAGCGAAGAATGGTCTTGGATTTTTGATAGTATATGGAGGACAAGTGGCTCAGTTAGATATGGTAATGATGAGCATTGTAATACTATCAGCAATTGCATTTATCATGTATGAGGTGGTTGCAATAGTAGAAAATAAACTAGTAAAGGATAGAAGTTAA
- a CDS encoding CidA/LrgA family protein has translation MKLFREALIIFGIYLLGEFISSMLHLPIPGNILGMIILFILLYTKVIKVESISNITNFLLDHLAFFFIPAGVGLMTSLGIIKATWWQLLLVCILTTIIIIGVTGIVVQAISRKPRKNS, from the coding sequence TTGAAGTTATTTAGAGAAGCACTAATTATATTTGGAATTTATCTATTAGGAGAATTTATATCATCAATGCTTCATCTACCGATACCAGGAAATATATTAGGAATGATAATATTATTTATATTATTATACACAAAGGTAATTAAAGTGGAGAGCATTTCAAATATAACAAATTTTTTACTAGACCATCTGGCGTTTTTCTTTATTCCAGCAGGAGTTGGTTTAATGACGTCGCTTGGAATAATAAAAGCGACATGGTGGCAATTATTATTAGTATGTATATTGACGACTATAATAATAATTGGGGTGACTGGTATTGTCGTTCAGGCTATTTCAAGAAAGCCAAGGAAAAATAGTTAG
- a CDS encoding LrgB family protein — protein sequence MQILTNNVLFGLVLSLAAFEVGIFINRNTRIPILNPLLIAIGIIICFLFAFHIDFDTYNKGGQFINMFLGPSTVVLAVPLYKQLDLLKKNAKAILTGIFVGSAIGIISIIGISYLVGLNSSVIKSLVPKSVTTPIGISISSQLGGVVPITVLAIIITGIVGAVFGPTICKIFKIKNKVAVGVSIGTASHAVGTSKALELGEVEGAMSSLSIGIAGIMTVMIAPLVYNLALYIYHIIK from the coding sequence ATGCAAATATTAACGAACAATGTTTTATTTGGACTAGTACTTTCACTTGCGGCTTTTGAAGTTGGTATATTCATTAACAGAAATACAAGAATACCAATTTTAAATCCACTATTAATTGCAATAGGAATTATAATATGTTTTTTGTTTGCATTTCATATTGATTTTGATACATATAATAAAGGTGGTCAATTTATAAATATGTTTCTTGGACCATCAACTGTTGTACTTGCAGTACCTTTATATAAACAGCTGGATCTTTTGAAAAAGAATGCTAAGGCTATTTTAACAGGTATATTTGTTGGTAGCGCTATAGGGATAATTTCTATAATAGGAATATCTTATTTAGTTGGACTTAATTCAAGTGTAATAAAATCATTAGTTCCAAAATCAGTAACAACTCCTATAGGAATATCAATAAGCAGTCAATTAGGAGGAGTTGTTCCAATAACAGTCCTTGCAATTATAATCACAGGTATAGTTGGGGCTGTATTTGGACCGACTATATGTAAAATTTTTAAGATAAAAAATAAGGTTGCAGTTGGTGTATCTATAGGAACGGCATCTCATGCAGTTGGTACTAGTAAGGCTTTAGAGCTTGGGGAAGTAGAAGGGGCAATGAGTAGTCTATCAATTGGCATTGCAGGAATAATGACAGTGATGATTGCTCCGTTAGTATATAATTTAGCATTATACATATATCATATAATAAAGTAA
- a CDS encoding galactose ABC transporter substrate-binding protein codes for MRILKKILSLIIILAIIPTFNLKTALYTNAQVLPKKPVKVATLLFAFDDPYISLVRNSLEEIQNKNKDSVSFTFLDGRRNQGIQNALLDSALQSDYDLLLINLVSLDRNTVESVVRKAKQKNIPVILFNTVPFETEPIKSYKRALVVSTDADQSGILQGNLIIKEWNSNKKTMDRNGDNVLQYFMLKGPNNSTVTNARSTYSISTINDAGIKTQEILSKFCYWDEICAKDSTELLFLRYGDKIEAIISNNDAMAIGAIEALQKYGYNKEDKSKYIPVFGIDGIPAAKDLINKGVMTGTVFQDPNQTAEALYSIGMNLVGNKNPLENTNYKFDETGVTIQMPYQEYTPQK; via the coding sequence ATGAGAATATTAAAAAAGATACTATCGCTCATAATTATATTAGCTATTATACCTACTTTTAATCTTAAAACTGCTTTATATACAAATGCACAAGTTCTTCCAAAGAAGCCAGTAAAAGTAGCTACACTATTATTTGCTTTCGATGACCCTTATATCTCTTTAGTGAGAAATAGCTTGGAGGAAATTCAAAATAAAAACAAAGATTCTGTTAGCTTTACTTTTTTGGATGGCAGAAGAAATCAAGGTATACAAAATGCTTTATTAGATTCAGCTCTCCAAAGTGACTACGATCTTTTATTGATAAATTTAGTTAGCTTAGATAGAAATACTGTGGAATCAGTTGTTAGAAAAGCGAAACAAAAAAATATTCCTGTGATTTTATTTAATACAGTACCTTTTGAAACTGAGCCTATTAAATCTTATAAGAGAGCTCTTGTTGTATCAACAGATGCTGATCAATCGGGAATTTTGCAAGGAAATTTAATTATTAAAGAGTGGAATTCTAATAAAAAAACTATGGATAGAAATGGTGATAACGTATTACAATATTTTATGTTAAAAGGCCCAAATAATAGTACTGTAACAAATGCAAGAAGCACATACTCTATATCAACTATTAATGATGCTGGAATTAAAACACAAGAAATTTTATCTAAATTCTGTTATTGGGATGAAATATGCGCTAAGGATTCTACTGAATTACTATTTTTAAGATATGGGGATAAAATCGAAGCAATAATTTCAAATAATGATGCCATGGCTATAGGTGCAATTGAAGCATTACAGAAATACGGATACAATAAAGAAGATAAATCAAAATATATACCTGTTTTCGGAATTGATGGAATACCAGCAGCTAAAGACCTAATTAATAAAGGTGTTATGACAGGCACTGTTTTTCAGGATCCTAATCAAACAGCTGAAGCCCTTTATTCCATAGGAATGAACTTAGTTGGTAATAAAAATCCTCTTGAAAATACAAATTATAAATTTGATGAAACAGGAGTTACAATTCAAATGCCCTATCAAGAATATACTCCTCAAAAATAA
- a CDS encoding flavin reductase family protein — MNKLNFKGSVMLNPTPVVLVTSKNKDDKVNVFTVGWVSTVCTKEPIIAMGIRPERLSYDYIKESGECVINLPTREMVKIVDYCGVRSGKKEDKIKHFGLQLNKGESISTPSLQKSPIALECKLKSITPLGTHDLFLFEVINVKVDEDLIDSNGKICFNKANLICYSHGEYYGLNAKPLGTFGYSVKKKKKIHKK, encoded by the coding sequence ATGAATAAATTGAATTTTAAAGGCAGTGTTATGCTTAATCCTACACCTGTAGTACTTGTCACATCAAAAAACAAAGATGATAAAGTTAATGTCTTTACGGTTGGCTGGGTAAGTACTGTTTGCACTAAAGAACCTATAATAGCTATGGGAATACGACCTGAGAGATTATCTTATGATTACATAAAAGAAAGTGGTGAATGCGTTATTAATTTGCCAACTAGGGAAATGGTTAAGATTGTTGATTATTGTGGTGTTCGCTCTGGAAAGAAAGAAGATAAAATTAAACATTTTGGTTTGCAACTTAATAAAGGCGAAAGTATATCCACACCTTCATTGCAAAAATCGCCGATAGCTTTAGAATGTAAATTAAAATCAATTACACCTCTAGGTACGCATGATCTATTCCTGTTTGAAGTAATAAATGTAAAGGTCGACGAAGACTTAATTGATTCAAATGGTAAGATATGCTTTAACAAGGCTAACTTGATTTGTTATAGCCATGGTGAATATTATGGCTTAAATGCTAAACCATTAGGCACATTTGGATACTCAGTAAAAAAGAAGAAAAAAATACATAAAAAATAA
- a CDS encoding D-alanyl-D-alanine carboxypeptidase family protein, with product MKKNLILKAFALTLSLSLFSPLSMASYAASNSAKPKTETSSENLPNIKAEAALTMDLETGEIIYCKDADSKRYPASTTKLLTGLLLAESKDKADQLEYTKSAKEQPEYSLNLNYMHNTMQPGDKVTADDIMKGLLLFSGNDTAYVIADNISGDVKSFAELMNKKAKELGANNSNFVTPNGLHDPNHYTTAYDLSMIMKAAFANPWERETMELEKAPINLKNSRIILENRNLTLGKNGNLAGKTGTTNEAGGCLATVYDRDGRQLIGIVLKSRQIDNADMTKFNDMDAIMDYSYAAKKEVYKSNGESVGTADVKYKPFILFGPTKTISVPIKLTQDVNYYKNAINDSESQIAYKGTDSTAWSLLFNKNTKLTYSTRNHSEEVTGSVDISLGSIIKDNLIIYISTLVGLAIIVTLIALIKNAASNSRRKNKNYYSRSNRRRR from the coding sequence TTGAAAAAAAATTTAATTTTAAAAGCATTTGCATTGACCCTTTCTCTTTCTTTATTTAGTCCATTAAGTATGGCAAGTTATGCAGCAAGCAATTCTGCAAAACCTAAGACTGAAACTTCATCAGAGAACTTACCAAACATTAAAGCTGAAGCTGCTTTAACTATGGATTTAGAAACAGGAGAGATAATTTATTGCAAGGATGCTGACAGCAAGAGATATCCTGCTAGTACAACAAAACTTTTAACTGGCTTATTATTAGCTGAAAGCAAAGACAAAGCAGATCAGCTTGAATATACTAAATCTGCAAAGGAACAACCTGAATACTCTTTAAATTTAAATTATATGCATAATACTATGCAGCCTGGTGACAAAGTAACTGCCGATGATATAATGAAGGGCTTACTACTTTTTTCTGGTAATGATACTGCATACGTAATAGCAGACAATATTTCCGGAGATGTTAAATCATTTGCTGAATTAATGAATAAAAAAGCAAAAGAACTTGGAGCTAATAATAGTAACTTTGTTACTCCTAATGGACTTCATGATCCAAATCATTATACTACAGCATATGACCTTTCAATGATCATGAAGGCAGCTTTTGCAAATCCTTGGGAAAGAGAAACAATGGAACTTGAAAAAGCTCCTATAAATTTAAAAAATTCTAGAATAATTTTAGAAAATAGAAACTTAACACTTGGTAAAAATGGTAACCTCGCTGGTAAAACTGGTACAACTAATGAAGCTGGCGGTTGTTTAGCAACTGTCTATGACAGAGATGGGCGTCAGTTAATTGGTATTGTTCTTAAAAGTAGACAAATTGATAATGCAGATATGACTAAATTTAATGATATGGATGCTATTATGGATTATAGCTATGCTGCTAAAAAAGAAGTTTATAAATCAAACGGTGAAAGTGTTGGAACTGCTGATGTAAAGTATAAGCCATTTATATTATTTGGGCCTACAAAAACCATTTCTGTTCCAATTAAATTGACTCAAGATGTAAATTATTATAAAAATGCAATAAACGATTCTGAATCTCAGATTGCTTATAAAGGAACAGATTCTACTGCATGGAGTTTACTATTTAATAAAAATACTAAACTTACTTATAGCACACGAAATCATTCTGAAGAAGTTACAGGTTCAGTTGATATTTCGCTAGGTTCAATAATTAAAGATAATTTAATCATCTACATTTCTACTTTAGTAGGTTTGGCTATTATCGTAACTCTTATTGCTCTTATTAAAAATGCTGCATCTAATTCAAGACGCAAAAATAAAAATTACTATAGCCGCTCTAACAGAAGAAGAAGATAA
- a CDS encoding type 1 glutamine amidotransferase — protein sequence MELTICHLYPDLLNVYGDVGNVLILKHRAALRGIDVDIINTSIGENIDKENVDIIFFGGGQDYEQSIVSNDLNEIKKDALTSYIEDGKVMLAICGGYQLLGKYYTAPNGEKIDGLGILNLYTEGGDTRFIGNTEIFNEEFNETYVGFENHSGRTYINDHTPLGKCIHGYGNNGEDGYEGCIYKNTFGSYFHGSFLSKNPEFADRLLTLALKNKYGEDVKLENLNDNFELKAKNSIIQRLK from the coding sequence ATGGAATTAACTATTTGTCATTTATATCCGGATTTACTAAATGTATATGGTGACGTAGGTAATGTACTCATTTTAAAACATAGAGCAGCCCTTAGAGGAATTGATGTAGATATAATAAATACTTCAATAGGTGAAAATATAGATAAAGAAAATGTGGACATCATTTTCTTCGGTGGTGGCCAAGATTATGAACAATCTATAGTCTCTAATGATTTAAATGAGATAAAGAAAGACGCTTTAACAAGTTATATTGAAGATGGTAAAGTTATGCTAGCTATATGCGGTGGATATCAATTATTAGGTAAATACTATACTGCCCCAAATGGAGAAAAAATTGATGGACTTGGTATTTTAAATCTATATACCGAAGGCGGAGATACTAGATTTATTGGAAATACAGAAATATTTAACGAAGAATTTAATGAAACTTATGTTGGATTTGAAAATCATTCTGGTAGAACATATATAAATGACCATACTCCCCTTGGAAAATGCATTCACGGATATGGCAATAATGGTGAAGATGGATATGAAGGATGTATCTATAAAAATACATTTGGTTCGTATTTTCATGGCTCTTTTCTTTCAAAAAATCCAGAATTTGCAGATAGACTTCTAACATTAGCTTTGAAGAACAAATACGGAGAAGATGTAAAATTAGAAAACTTGAATGATAATTTCGAATTAAAAGCAAAAAATTCTATAATACAAAGACTAAAGTAA
- a CDS encoding Mur ligase family protein translates to MSEINIKSILSILLSKITAFSAKHIVKGGSNFPGKIALKIDKSILKHVSKGYKVILVTGTNGKTTTTSMIYNILKENKLHVITNSTGANLYPGIVACFISNYSFFKKKENPYAVIEVDEANVKFITEHISPEIITVTNLFRDQLDRYGEVYTTLVKILEGVTKVPESKLVLNGDESLLGKLDVKNPVVYYGFNTPIKENTTLEINADAKFCKFCKAPYSYNLVTYNHLGDFYCPECGYKRSELDYAVNKIFDLTPENSSVLINDTEVFISQSGAYNIYNALCAFAISKELGVEDSVIKASLQNQSSSFGRQEQISIGNKDVQIILVKNPAGYNQALDTLALNTSEFSAVFMLNDNYADGRDVSWIWDVDFEKISSLKIEDIFISGIRMYDMAVRLKVAGLNVDKFILKEDYEELTDKIKQSASKKIYILATYTAMINYRKYLHSKGYIKKLW, encoded by the coding sequence GTGAGTGAAATTAATATTAAATCTATTTTAAGCATATTACTATCAAAAATTACTGCATTTTCTGCAAAACACATTGTAAAAGGTGGAAGTAATTTTCCTGGTAAGATAGCTTTAAAAATTGATAAATCAATCTTAAAACATGTTAGTAAGGGATACAAGGTAATTCTAGTTACTGGAACTAACGGAAAAACAACAACTACAAGCATGATTTACAATATCCTAAAGGAAAATAAATTACACGTTATAACAAATAGCACTGGAGCCAATTTATACCCAGGTATCGTAGCTTGTTTTATTTCCAACTACTCTTTTTTTAAGAAAAAAGAAAATCCTTATGCGGTAATAGAAGTTGATGAGGCTAATGTAAAATTCATTACAGAACATATAAGCCCTGAAATAATAACTGTAACTAATTTATTTAGGGATCAGCTAGATAGATATGGAGAGGTTTATACAACTCTCGTTAAAATTTTAGAAGGTGTGACTAAAGTTCCTGAATCAAAACTAGTTTTGAATGGGGATGAATCTTTACTCGGAAAGTTAGATGTAAAAAATCCAGTAGTATATTATGGTTTTAATACACCTATAAAAGAAAATACTACATTGGAAATAAATGCTGATGCAAAGTTTTGTAAGTTCTGTAAGGCACCTTATTCATATAACCTAGTTACTTATAATCACTTAGGTGATTTTTACTGTCCTGAATGTGGTTACAAGCGTTCTGAACTTGATTATGCTGTAAATAAAATTTTTGATTTGACGCCTGAAAACTCTTCTGTATTAATTAATGATACTGAAGTTTTCATAAGTCAATCAGGTGCTTATAACATTTATAACGCCTTATGTGCATTTGCCATTTCAAAAGAACTTGGAGTAGAAGACTCAGTAATTAAAGCCTCTCTTCAAAATCAAAGTTCAAGCTTCGGTAGACAAGAGCAAATATCTATTGGTAATAAAGATGTACAAATTATACTAGTAAAAAATCCTGCTGGATATAACCAAGCTTTAGATACCCTTGCTCTTAATACAAGTGAATTTTCAGCAGTTTTCATGTTAAATGATAATTACGCTGACGGACGCGATGTCTCTTGGATTTGGGATGTAGACTTCGAAAAAATATCTAGTTTAAAAATAGAAGATATTTTTATATCAGGAATTAGAATGTATGATATGGCCGTAAGATTAAAAGTTGCTGGATTAAATGTAGATAAATTTATTTTAAAAGAAGATTATGAAGAGCTTACAGATAAAATTAAGCAATCTGCTTCTAAAAAAATATATATTTTAGCAACTTATACTGCAATGATTAATTATAGAAAATATCTTCATTCAAAAGGTTATATAAAAAAACTTTGGTAA
- the zapA gene encoding cell division protein ZapA produces MIRVTVNINGMNYNLKGEKDEKYLLGVANFVDTRIKEILSKKASFSTTDASVLAAVNIADELYECDLELDKAIKIKEAISSENSSLKKKVDELSLQLENISKEKSELQNNFQKKEEELHGRYNNVEVKYSSLSDEINKLKIENEKLKKENKLIIDENKRNKNSNEALTKDISDYKEKSKILYKKIDEAKNKEHRLNKQVQQANEQVSSLTSELTKVNKEKDMVTEQLNEMTAVNFELDKQIKELTQTKLNLENKMLLLQEKNISLEADYNNVCEELKKANENLKHEINNKEVINKEYTLCKGNLEKLNEDHHKCTKELAEYKEKLENQITTNNAITSKAREEKEILKNKITELLLSEEELNKKIKKLLEREQELNNSLKLEKDNAVRLTKEIQDNNIEKADLNKQLNDLFEESEKEITECKQKLSKLNKENEALISQIDLLNEEKDTLVSEINKLTKEQEILNNEIKNINDTNDKLSQEIENSDREKERLEEELKITRNDNEKLKGELKEVHEEKEIEVNIKVKEIEEVSNTLESKENDLRRIKEELASRERALARLEKELEDKEGIFLKLKREIEAKEKDLNTSKASIDDLQGKMSILSKEKEELTNENDKLNQEARTFHNRLFELQAEIINKEIEIARAKKEQVGPIVKKKR; encoded by the coding sequence ATGATTAGGGTAACAGTTAATATAAATGGTATGAATTATAACTTAAAAGGGGAAAAAGACGAAAAATATTTGCTTGGGGTAGCAAATTTTGTTGATACAAGAATTAAAGAAATTCTGTCTAAGAAAGCTAGCTTTAGTACAACAGATGCTTCTGTTTTGGCGGCGGTAAATATAGCAGATGAACTTTACGAGTGTGATTTAGAATTAGATAAAGCAATTAAAATAAAAGAAGCTATTAGTAGTGAAAATTCTTCGTTAAAGAAGAAAGTGGACGAGCTTAGCTTGCAGTTAGAAAATATAAGTAAAGAAAAATCAGAACTTCAAAATAATTTTCAGAAGAAAGAAGAAGAACTACATGGGAGATATAATAATGTAGAAGTAAAATATAGTTCGTTAAGTGACGAAATTAATAAACTGAAAATTGAAAATGAAAAGTTGAAAAAAGAAAATAAATTAATAATTGATGAGAATAAGAGAAATAAGAATAGTAATGAAGCCTTAACAAAAGATATTTCAGACTATAAAGAGAAGAGCAAGATTCTTTATAAGAAGATAGATGAGGCCAAAAACAAAGAGCATAGATTAAATAAGCAAGTGCAACAAGCTAATGAACAAGTAAGTAGTTTAACTAGCGAACTTACTAAAGTCAATAAAGAAAAAGATATGGTAACTGAACAATTAAATGAAATGACTGCCGTAAATTTTGAGTTAGATAAACAAATAAAAGAACTTACTCAAACTAAGTTAAATTTAGAAAATAAGATGCTTCTATTACAAGAAAAGAATATCTCGTTAGAAGCTGATTATAATAATGTTTGTGAGGAGTTAAAAAAAGCAAACGAAAATTTAAAACATGAAATTAATAATAAAGAGGTTATAAATAAAGAATATACTTTATGCAAAGGGAATTTAGAAAAATTAAATGAGGATCATCATAAATGTACTAAAGAACTTGCAGAGTATAAGGAAAAGTTAGAAAATCAAATTACGACTAATAATGCAATAACTTCTAAAGCTAGAGAAGAAAAAGAAATACTAAAAAATAAAATTACAGAATTGTTATTAAGTGAAGAAGAATTAAATAAGAAAATTAAAAAATTACTTGAAAGAGAGCAGGAATTAAATAATAGTTTAAAACTTGAAAAAGATAATGCTGTTAGATTAACAAAAGAAATTCAAGATAATAATATTGAAAAAGCTGATCTTAATAAACAGCTAAATGATTTATTTGAAGAATCGGAGAAAGAGATTACAGAATGTAAACAAAAATTAAGCAAGCTAAATAAAGAAAATGAAGCTTTAATAAGTCAAATTGACTTATTAAATGAAGAAAAGGATACTTTAGTAAGCGAAATCAATAAGTTAACTAAGGAACAAGAGATTTTAAATAATGAAATTAAAAATATAAATGATACTAACGATAAATTATCACAAGAAATAGAGAATTCTGATAGAGAAAAAGAAAGATTAGAAGAGGAATTAAAAATAACAAGAAATGATAATGAAAAGCTAAAAGGCGAGCTTAAAGAAGTTCATGAAGAAAAAGAAATAGAAGTTAATATCAAGGTAAAAGAGATTGAGGAAGTAAGTAATACATTAGAGAGTAAAGAAAATGACTTAAGAAGAATTAAAGAAGAATTAGCAAGTAGAGAGAGAGCCTTAGCTAGATTAGAAAAGGAATTAGAAGATAAAGAAGGAATTTTCCTAAAATTAAAAAGAGAAATAGAAGCTAAGGAAAAAGACTTAAATACAAGTAAGGCATCAATAGATGATTTACAAGGAAAGATGTCAATACTATCTAAAGAAAAAGAAGAATTAACTAATGAAAATGATAAACTTAATCAAGAAGCAAGAACTTTTCACAATAGGTTATTTGAACTACAGGCAGAAATAATAAACAAAGAAATAGAGATTGCAAGAGCTAAAAAAGAACAAGTAGGTCCTATTGTAAAAAAGAAAAGATAA